In the Streptomyces sp. NBC_00525 genome, one interval contains:
- a CDS encoding TIGR03936 family radical SAM-associated protein, producing MQRIRLRYTKRGRLRFTSHRDFQRAFERALRRSQVPMAYSAGFTPHPKVSYANAAPTGTGSEAEFLEIALTERRDPDVLRRQLDDSMPDGLDITDAVEARTSGLADRLTASVWEIRLDGVEREAAEKAVAAFDAAETVEVERRTKNGMRAFDARAAVVELRSVDLPADRSGDRACAILRLVVRHVTPAVRPDDVLSGLRVVADLAPPVPAAVTRLAQGLFDEESGTVTDPLAPDREAAPAAATTAAGTAVATAPEGAGSA from the coding sequence GTGCAGCGCATCCGACTGCGCTACACCAAGCGCGGCCGCCTCCGGTTCACCAGTCACCGCGACTTCCAGCGTGCCTTCGAGCGGGCGCTGCGCCGCTCGCAGGTGCCCATGGCCTACTCGGCCGGCTTCACCCCGCACCCCAAGGTGTCGTACGCCAACGCCGCCCCCACCGGGACGGGCAGTGAGGCCGAGTTCCTGGAGATCGCCCTCACCGAGCGGCGTGACCCGGACGTCCTGCGCCGGCAGCTCGACGACTCGATGCCCGACGGCCTGGACATCACGGACGCCGTCGAGGCCCGCACCTCGGGCCTCGCCGACCGGCTGACCGCCTCCGTCTGGGAGATCCGCCTGGACGGGGTGGAGCGGGAGGCGGCCGAGAAGGCCGTCGCCGCCTTCGACGCGGCCGAGACCGTCGAGGTCGAGCGCCGTACGAAGAACGGCATGCGGGCCTTCGACGCGCGCGCCGCCGTGGTGGAACTCCGCAGCGTCGATCTTCCGGCTGATAGGTCCGGTGACAGGGCCTGTGCGATACTGCGGCTGGTCGTTCGGCACGTGACACCTGCCGTGCGTCCTGACGACGTCCTGTCCGGTCTCCGCGTTGTGGCCGACCTGGCGCCGCCGGTCCCCGCAGCGGTGACCAGGCTGGCGCAGGGGCTCTTCGACGAGGAGTCCGGCACGGTGACCGACCCGCTCGCGCCCGACCGCGAGGCAGCCCCGGCCGCAGCAACCACGGCCGCCGGGACCGCCGTCGCGACGGCGCCGGAAGGTGCAGGTTCCGCGTAA
- a CDS encoding TIGR03960 family B12-binding radical SAM protein, with product MSVDSVFPQLEALLPHVQKPIQYVGGELNSTVKPWDECDVRWALMYPDAYEVGLPNQGVMILYEVLNERQGVLAERTYSVWPDLEALMREHKVPQFTVDSHRPVKAFDVFGLSFSTELGYTNMLTALDLAGIPLAARDRDIDDPIVLAGGHAAFNPEPIAEFIDCAVIGDGEQAVLEITEIVRAWKAEGRPGGREEVLFRLARTGGVYVPGFYDVEYLPDGRIGRVVPNRSGVPWRVSKHTVMDLDEWPYPKQPLVPLAETVHERMSVEIFRGCTRGCRFCQAGMITRPVRERSITGIGEMVDKGLKATGFEEVGLLSLSSADHTEIGDIAKGLADRYTEDKIGLSLPSTRVDAFNVDLANELTRNGRRSGLTFAPEGGSERMRKVINKMVSEEDLIRTVATAYGNGWRQVKLYFMCGLPTETDEDVLQIGDMAVNVIAKGREVSGQNDIRCTVSIGGFVPKPHTPFQWAPQLSAEETDARLGKLRDKIRGDKKYGRSIGFRYHDGKPGIVEGLLSRGDRRIGSVIRAVYEAGGRFDGWREYFSYDLWMKSAEATLPEFGVDVDWYTTRERTYEEVLPWDHLDSGLDKDWLWEDWQDALDETEVEDCRWTPCFDCGVCPQMDTSIQIGPTGKKLLPLTVVK from the coding sequence ATGTCTGTCGATTCGGTCTTCCCACAGCTCGAAGCTCTGCTCCCGCATGTGCAGAAGCCCATCCAGTACGTCGGCGGTGAGCTGAACTCCACCGTCAAGCCGTGGGACGAGTGCGACGTCCGCTGGGCGCTGATGTACCCGGACGCGTACGAGGTCGGGCTGCCCAACCAGGGCGTCATGATCCTCTACGAGGTACTCAACGAGCGTCAGGGCGTCCTCGCCGAGCGCACGTACAGCGTCTGGCCGGACCTCGAAGCGCTGATGCGCGAGCACAAGGTGCCGCAGTTCACCGTGGACAGCCACCGCCCGGTCAAGGCGTTCGACGTCTTCGGGCTCAGCTTCTCCACCGAGCTGGGTTACACCAACATGCTCACCGCCCTGGACCTGGCCGGTATCCCGCTGGCCGCCAGGGACCGGGACATCGACGACCCGATCGTGCTCGCCGGCGGCCACGCCGCGTTCAACCCGGAGCCGATCGCCGAGTTCATCGACTGCGCGGTCATCGGCGACGGCGAGCAGGCGGTCCTGGAGATCACCGAGATCGTCCGCGCCTGGAAGGCCGAGGGCCGTCCCGGCGGCCGCGAGGAGGTGCTGTTCCGCCTCGCGAGGACCGGCGGCGTGTACGTCCCCGGCTTCTACGACGTGGAGTACCTCCCGGACGGCCGCATCGGCCGCGTCGTACCGAACAGGTCGGGCGTGCCGTGGCGGGTGTCCAAGCACACCGTCATGGACCTCGACGAGTGGCCCTACCCGAAGCAGCCGCTGGTCCCGCTCGCCGAGACCGTCCACGAGCGGATGTCCGTCGAGATCTTCCGCGGCTGCACCCGCGGCTGCCGTTTCTGCCAGGCCGGCATGATCACGCGCCCCGTGCGGGAGCGAAGCATCACCGGCATCGGCGAGATGGTGGACAAGGGCCTCAAGGCCACCGGCTTCGAAGAGGTGGGTCTGCTCTCCCTCTCCTCCGCCGACCACACCGAGATCGGCGACATCGCCAAGGGCCTCGCGGACCGCTACACCGAGGACAAGATCGGCCTCTCGCTGCCGTCCACCCGCGTCGACGCGTTCAACGTGGACCTCGCCAACGAGCTGACCCGCAACGGCCGCCGCTCCGGCCTCACCTTCGCCCCCGAGGGCGGCTCCGAGCGCATGCGCAAGGTCATCAACAAGATGGTCTCGGAGGAGGACCTGATCCGCACGGTCGCCACCGCCTACGGCAACGGCTGGCGCCAGGTGAAGCTCTACTTCATGTGCGGGCTGCCCACCGAGACCGACGAGGACGTCCTCCAGATCGGCGACATGGCGGTCAACGTGATCGCCAAGGGCCGCGAGGTCTCCGGCCAGAACGACATCCGCTGCACCGTCTCCATCGGCGGCTTCGTGCCCAAGCCGCACACGCCCTTCCAGTGGGCGCCGCAGCTGAGCGCCGAGGAGACCGACGCCCGTCTCGGCAAGCTCCGGGACAAGATCCGCGGCGACAAGAAGTACGGCCGCTCCATCGGCTTCCGTTACCACGACGGCAAGCCCGGCATCGTCGAGGGCCTCCTCTCGCGCGGTGACCGCCGGATCGGCTCCGTCATCCGCGCGGTGTACGAGGCCGGCGGCCGGTTCGACGGCTGGCGCGAGTACTTCAGCTACGACCTGTGGATGAAGAGCGCCGAGGCGACGCTGCCGGAGTTCGGCGTGGACGTCGACTGGTACACCACCCGCGAGCGCACCTACGAGGAGGTCCTGCCCTGGGACCACCTGGACTCGGGTCTCGACAAGGACTGGCTCTGGGAGGACTGGCAGGACGCGCTCGACGAGACCGAGGTCGAGGACTGCCGCTGGACGCCGTGCTTCGACTGCGGGGTCTGCCCGCAGATGGACACCAGCATCCAGATCGGCCCCACCGGCAAGAAGCTCCTGCCGCTGACGGTCGTGAAGTGA
- a CDS encoding CYTH and CHAD domain-containing protein, whose translation MADSKREIERKYEATDATRLPALDRVAGVGSVTHEGVTELDAVYYDTGDLRLAAAGVTLRRRTGGADAGWHLKLPVAAHVRDEIRAPLSDTPPARLTVLIRSRTLDAPVVPVVRLRSARDVHVLTAPDGTALAELSVDEVRAERLHGGDRTAAWTEIEVELADDGDPAFLDTVERHLEAAGIRPSASSSKLARALTDTAPDPAPAGAPPDDPATPHTAGDHVLAYVRRQAAAITALDPAVRRGLPDSVHRMRVATRRLRSALRTHRRVLDRDATAALGAELKWLAGELGVDRDQEVLDARLRARLGELSHPLAIGPVRARLRLWSAAGRSGSRRRTTAVLDSARYLDLLRALEELLAAPPLLPGAGAPPGEELARAARKDHKRLAGRIAYARELPAGPDRDAALHSARKAAKRARYAAEAARPALGRPAKKAAKRLKAVQSLLGDHQDGVVARETLRALAVQAHAAGEPSFTWGLVYGREEAAAAAAESELPGVWHRAARARIRRSSGG comes from the coding sequence ATGGCCGACTCCAAGCGCGAGATCGAGCGGAAGTACGAAGCCACGGACGCCACCCGGCTCCCCGCCCTGGACCGGGTGGCCGGGGTCGGGTCCGTCACGCACGAGGGCGTCACCGAACTGGACGCCGTCTACTACGACACCGGCGACCTGCGCCTCGCCGCCGCCGGGGTCACCCTGCGCCGCCGCACCGGCGGGGCGGACGCCGGCTGGCATCTCAAACTCCCCGTCGCCGCACACGTCCGGGACGAGATCCGCGCCCCGCTCTCCGACACCCCGCCGGCCCGCCTCACCGTCCTGATCCGCTCCCGCACCCTGGACGCCCCCGTCGTCCCCGTGGTCCGGCTGCGCTCCGCCCGCGACGTCCACGTCCTCACCGCCCCGGACGGCACCGCGCTGGCCGAGCTGAGCGTGGACGAGGTCCGCGCCGAACGGCTGCACGGCGGCGACCGCACCGCCGCCTGGACCGAGATCGAGGTCGAACTCGCCGACGACGGCGACCCCGCCTTCCTCGACACCGTCGAGCGCCACCTCGAAGCGGCCGGCATCCGGCCCTCCGCCTCCTCCTCCAAACTCGCCCGCGCGCTCACCGACACGGCACCGGACCCGGCGCCCGCCGGAGCCCCGCCCGACGACCCCGCCACCCCGCACACCGCGGGCGACCACGTCCTCGCCTACGTACGCCGGCAGGCCGCGGCCATCACCGCGCTCGACCCGGCCGTACGCCGGGGGCTGCCCGACTCCGTGCACCGGATGCGCGTCGCCACCCGCCGGCTGCGCAGCGCCCTGCGCACCCACCGCCGCGTCCTGGACCGGGACGCCACCGCGGCGCTCGGCGCCGAGCTGAAGTGGCTCGCGGGGGAGCTGGGCGTCGACCGCGACCAGGAGGTGCTGGACGCCCGGCTGCGCGCCCGCCTCGGCGAACTGTCGCACCCCCTGGCCATCGGCCCGGTCCGGGCGCGGCTGCGGCTCTGGTCGGCGGCGGGCCGCAGCGGTTCGCGCCGGCGCACCACCGCCGTGCTGGACTCCGCGCGCTACCTGGACCTGCTGCGCGCCCTGGAGGAGCTGCTCGCCGCGCCGCCCCTGCTGCCGGGGGCCGGGGCCCCGCCCGGCGAGGAACTGGCCCGCGCGGCCCGCAAGGACCACAAGCGCCTCGCCGGACGGATCGCGTACGCCCGGGAACTGCCGGCCGGGCCGGACCGGGACGCCGCCCTGCACAGCGCCCGCAAGGCCGCCAAACGGGCCCGGTACGCGGCGGAGGCCGCTCGCCCCGCCCTGGGGAGGCCCGCGAAGAAGGCCGCCAAGCGGCTCAAGGCCGTACAGAGCCTCCTCGGCGATCACCAGGACGGCGTCGTCGCCCGCGAGACCCTGCGCGCCCTCGCCGTACAGGCGCACGCGGCGGGGGAGCCGTCGTTCACCTGGGGACTGGTGTACGGGCGCGAGGAGGCGGCCGCGGCGGCGGCCGAGAGCGAGCTGCCCGGGGTGTGGCACCGGGCGGCCCGAGCCCGTATCCGGCGGTCCTCCGGAGGCTGA
- the rodA gene encoding rod shape-determining protein RodA, whose product MAGFSVPRYGPERSAWGRLTARDSMVRRLDWPLLGSAVALSFIGSLLVWSATRGRDSLTHGDPYYFLLRHALNTGIGMALMIGTIWLGHRTLRGAVPVLYGLSVVLVLIVLTPLGATVNGAHAWILLPGGFSLQPSEFTKITIILGMAMLLAARVDAGDQLYPDHRTVAKALGLAALPMAIVMGMPDLGSVMVMVVIVLGVLLASGAPNRWIFGLLGAGVAGAVAVWQLGLLDDYQIARFAAFANPALDPAGVGYNTNQARIAIGSGGLYGTGLFQGTQTTGQFVPEQQTDFVFTVAGEELGFLGAGLILVLLGIVLWRACRIARETTELYGTVVAAGIIAWFAFQSFENIGMTLGIMPVAGLPLPFVSYGGSSMFAVWVAIGLLQSIRVQRPITA is encoded by the coding sequence ATGGCCGGCTTCTCCGTCCCGCGCTACGGCCCCGAGCGGTCCGCGTGGGGCCGCCTCACCGCACGGGACTCCATGGTGCGCCGGCTCGACTGGCCGCTCCTCGGCTCCGCCGTCGCGCTCTCCTTCATCGGCTCGCTGCTGGTCTGGTCGGCGACCCGGGGACGCGACTCGCTGACCCACGGCGACCCGTACTACTTCCTGCTCCGGCACGCCCTCAACACCGGCATCGGCATGGCGCTGATGATCGGCACCATCTGGCTCGGCCACCGCACCCTGCGCGGCGCGGTGCCGGTCCTCTACGGCCTGTCCGTGGTGCTGGTGCTGATCGTCCTCACCCCGCTGGGCGCCACGGTCAACGGCGCCCACGCCTGGATTCTGCTGCCCGGCGGGTTCTCCCTCCAGCCCTCCGAGTTCACCAAGATCACCATCATCCTGGGCATGGCGATGCTGCTGGCCGCCCGGGTGGACGCCGGCGACCAGCTCTACCCCGACCACCGCACCGTGGCCAAGGCCCTCGGGCTCGCCGCGCTCCCGATGGCGATCGTCATGGGGATGCCGGACCTCGGCTCCGTGATGGTCATGGTCGTCATCGTGCTCGGCGTGCTGCTGGCCTCCGGCGCGCCCAACCGCTGGATCTTCGGGCTCCTGGGCGCGGGCGTGGCCGGGGCGGTCGCCGTCTGGCAGCTCGGGCTCCTCGACGACTACCAGATCGCCCGGTTCGCCGCCTTCGCCAACCCGGCGCTCGACCCGGCCGGCGTCGGCTACAACACCAACCAGGCGCGCATCGCCATCGGCTCCGGCGGCCTGTACGGCACCGGCCTCTTCCAGGGCACCCAGACCACCGGGCAGTTCGTCCCCGAGCAGCAGACCGACTTCGTTTTCACGGTCGCCGGCGAGGAACTCGGCTTCCTCGGCGCCGGGCTCATCCTCGTCCTGCTCGGCATCGTCCTGTGGCGCGCCTGCCGCATCGCCCGCGAGACCACCGAGCTGTACGGCACGGTCGTCGCCGCAGGCATCATCGCCTGGTTCGCCTTCCAGTCCTTCGAGAACATCGGCATGACGCTCGGCATCATGCCGGTCGCCGGACTCCCGCTGCCGTTCGTCTCCTACGGCGGCTCCTCCATGTTCGCCGTCTGGGTGGCCATCGGGCTGCTCCAGTCGATCCGGGTGCAACGGCCGATAACGGCCTGA
- the mrdA gene encoding penicillin-binding protein 2, translating into MSNIPETGRTQRVRIRLVVIQVLVFSLLLTLGGRLWYLQIRNGQEYSDEAKNNHVQQVVQPAARGSILDARGVPLADNETRLVVSASRTELMKMDDDGKAVLTRLADVLDMKPKDVFDKVRLCDAKTPQPCWNGSPYQPIPVTDEATTQQALTIRERAEDFPGITAEPTAVRRYPAPGKANTAQVLGYLSPVTDEEITKAQDSESPYLRSDMVGRSGLERTYDKELRGKAGVKRYEVDNLGRVIGQAKNDEAEAGSSVVTSIDARVQAVAEYELNDAMKKARLEFDHNTGENYKADSGAVVVMEAKTGRVVAMASLPNYDPNAWVGGISAKDYAKLTGKKSNFPLLNRAIQGQAAPGSIFKVISSTAAVNAGYPFDGHYPCPSSYSIGGQTFTNYESQGYGDITIGRALEVSCDTVYYGLAHKEWLKDGGNHPKKNPKDWFYKTAHQFGLGKTTGIDLPNEVSGRVPDREWKKNFAKANHDAWCKQGKKDGTYVEQIAYENCLEGDRMRAGDSVNYSIGQGDTLVTPIQMATIYAAISNGGTLYDPTVGKAIISPDGKDVRMIEPTSHGKLPFDKKTRNQIDEALAGVATRGSAAWRFGGWPQDKIPMHAKTGTAEVYGKQTTSWFATYTKDYSIVMTISQGGTGSGASGPAVRNIYNALYGLDATGKQDLKKALLPTPQKGLPGIRTDGTIDAPTIKPYNPASEKPAAEQTLAALVGRRD; encoded by the coding sequence GTGAGCAACATCCCCGAGACCGGCCGGACCCAGCGCGTGCGCATCCGGCTCGTCGTCATCCAGGTTCTCGTCTTCTCGCTGCTCCTCACCCTGGGCGGCCGGCTCTGGTACCTCCAGATCCGCAACGGCCAGGAGTACTCCGACGAGGCGAAGAACAACCACGTCCAGCAGGTCGTCCAGCCCGCCGCCCGCGGCTCCATCCTCGACGCGCGCGGCGTGCCCCTCGCCGACAACGAGACCCGGCTCGTGGTCTCCGCCAGCCGCACCGAGCTGATGAAGATGGACGACGACGGCAAGGCCGTGCTCACCCGGCTCGCCGACGTGCTCGACATGAAGCCGAAGGACGTCTTCGACAAGGTCCGGCTCTGCGACGCCAAGACCCCGCAGCCCTGCTGGAACGGCTCGCCCTACCAGCCGATCCCGGTCACCGACGAGGCCACCACCCAGCAGGCCCTGACCATCCGGGAGCGCGCCGAGGACTTCCCCGGCATCACCGCCGAACCCACCGCCGTCCGCCGCTACCCGGCGCCCGGCAAGGCCAACACCGCCCAGGTCCTCGGCTACCTCTCGCCCGTCACGGACGAGGAGATCACCAAGGCCCAGGACAGCGAGTCGCCCTATTTGCGCTCCGACATGGTCGGCCGCTCCGGCCTGGAGCGCACGTACGACAAGGAGCTGCGCGGCAAGGCGGGCGTCAAGCGCTACGAGGTCGACAACCTGGGCCGGGTCATCGGCCAGGCCAAGAACGACGAGGCGGAGGCCGGCTCCAGCGTCGTCACCTCCATCGACGCCCGTGTCCAGGCCGTCGCCGAGTACGAACTCAACGACGCGATGAAGAAGGCGCGCCTGGAGTTCGACCACAACACCGGCGAGAACTACAAGGCGGACTCCGGCGCGGTCGTCGTCATGGAGGCCAAGACGGGCCGGGTCGTCGCGATGGCGTCCCTGCCCAACTACGACCCCAACGCCTGGGTCGGCGGCATCTCCGCCAAGGACTACGCCAAGCTCACCGGCAAGAAGTCGAACTTCCCGCTGCTGAACCGGGCCATCCAGGGCCAGGCCGCCCCCGGCTCCATCTTCAAGGTCATCTCCTCCACCGCCGCCGTCAACGCCGGCTACCCCTTCGACGGCCACTACCCCTGCCCCAGCTCGTACTCCATCGGCGGGCAGACCTTCACCAACTACGAGTCCCAGGGCTACGGCGACATCACCATCGGCCGCGCCCTGGAGGTCTCCTGCGACACCGTGTACTACGGCCTCGCGCACAAGGAGTGGCTCAAGGACGGCGGGAACCACCCCAAGAAGAACCCCAAGGACTGGTTCTACAAGACCGCCCACCAGTTCGGCCTCGGCAAGACCACCGGCATCGACCTCCCCAACGAGGTCAGCGGCCGCGTCCCGGACCGCGAGTGGAAGAAGAACTTCGCCAAGGCCAACCACGACGCCTGGTGCAAGCAGGGCAAGAAGGACGGCACCTACGTCGAGCAGATCGCCTACGAGAACTGCCTCGAAGGCGACCGGATGCGCGCCGGTGACTCCGTCAACTACTCGATCGGCCAGGGCGACACCCTCGTCACCCCGATCCAGATGGCCACCATCTACGCGGCCATCTCCAACGGCGGCACGCTGTACGACCCCACCGTCGGCAAGGCGATCATCAGCCCCGACGGCAAGGACGTGCGGATGATCGAGCCCACGTCGCACGGCAAGCTGCCGTTCGACAAGAAGACCCGCAACCAGATAGACGAAGCCCTCGCGGGGGTCGCGACCCGCGGTTCGGCCGCCTGGCGATTCGGCGGCTGGCCGCAGGACAAGATCCCGATGCACGCCAAGACGGGTACCGCCGAGGTCTACGGCAAGCAGACGACCTCCTGGTTCGCCACGTACACCAAGGACTACTCGATCGTCATGACGATCTCCCAGGGCGGTACGGGTTCCGGCGCGTCCGGGCCCGCCGTCCGCAACATCTACAACGCGCTCTACGGCCTCGACGCCACCGGCAAGCAGGACCTCAAGAAGGCCCTCCTGCCCACGCCCCAGAAGGGCCTGCCCGGCATCCGGACGGACGGCACCATCGACGCCCCGACCATCAAGCCCTACAACCCCGCGTCCGAGAAGCCGGCCGCCGAACAGACGCTCGCCGCGCTCGTGGGGAGGCGCGACTGA
- the mreD gene encoding rod shape-determining protein MreD — translation MHVNRTLLSIVLVVFALVVQVSVLARLQLPGAVPDLLLMVVLGLAFVYGHVAGALIGFGAGLLADLAPPADHAAGRYALVLCVIGYLAGLARPENGQLKSAFLPMAVVVAAAIGTTLLYAGVGALVGDTAARHVGLGSLLFTAAVYDLLLAPFTVPLIMALARRTVNDPVAESSSGHGDVAAGWLASGTGLRIGSQRGGLRVKAARNRAARAGRIKGVKRL, via the coding sequence ATGCACGTCAACCGGACCCTGCTCTCCATCGTTCTGGTCGTCTTCGCCCTGGTCGTCCAGGTGTCCGTGCTGGCCCGGCTCCAGCTGCCCGGCGCCGTGCCCGACCTGCTGCTGATGGTCGTCCTCGGCCTCGCCTTCGTGTACGGACACGTCGCCGGCGCCCTCATCGGCTTCGGCGCCGGACTGCTCGCCGACCTGGCACCCCCGGCCGACCACGCCGCCGGCCGCTACGCCCTGGTGCTGTGCGTCATCGGCTACCTCGCGGGCCTGGCCCGGCCGGAGAACGGGCAGCTCAAGTCCGCGTTCCTGCCGATGGCGGTGGTCGTCGCGGCGGCGATCGGCACGACCCTGCTGTACGCGGGCGTCGGCGCGCTCGTCGGCGACACCGCCGCCCGCCACGTCGGCCTGGGCAGCCTGCTGTTCACCGCCGCCGTCTACGACCTGCTGCTCGCGCCGTTCACCGTGCCGCTGATCATGGCGCTCGCCAGACGTACGGTGAACGACCCCGTTGCCGAGTCCTCCTCGGGCCACGGCGACGTGGCGGCCGGCTGGCTGGCGTCGGGCACCGGGCTGCGGATCGGCAGCCAGCGCGGCGGACTGCGCGTCAAGGCGGCCCGCAACCGGGCCGCACGCGCCGGACGGATCAAGGGAGTCAAGCGACTGTGA
- the mreC gene encoding rod shape-determining protein MreC → MRDTRESRLLLVLLIVIAFALITVDIRGGEGSPVDGARQAAATVFGPVENGVASAVDPVGNAIGAVRASGSRHDKIAALEKENAELKASLGSDDRNRSRVRQLDAMLKKSATGQYGIKAAEVIAIGAAQGFSWTVTIDAGSKDGVKRDMTVLNGDGLVGRVTTVGPDTATVLLANDPDFTVGTRMEATDELGFATGQGTRPLAVQFLNGKARVKKGDRLVTFGSSKDKPFVPGVPVGEVVRVDPSGGDLTRTVYVRPYVSFTKLDIVGIVVQAPRTDPRDMVLPKKPKAPAKPKPTPTVTVTISPNGDIVDTEGNVVGNIHESPDPSGNATPSAGDAVNEQR, encoded by the coding sequence GTGAGGGACACACGAGAGAGCCGGCTGCTCCTGGTGCTGCTGATCGTCATCGCGTTCGCACTGATCACGGTGGACATCCGGGGCGGTGAGGGCTCACCGGTGGACGGCGCCCGGCAGGCCGCCGCCACGGTGTTCGGCCCCGTGGAGAACGGCGTGGCGTCGGCGGTGGACCCGGTGGGCAACGCCATAGGGGCGGTCCGCGCCTCCGGCTCCCGGCACGACAAGATCGCCGCCCTGGAGAAGGAGAACGCCGAGCTGAAGGCGAGCCTCGGCAGCGACGACCGCAACCGCAGCCGGGTCCGCCAGCTCGACGCGATGCTCAAGAAGTCGGCCACCGGCCAGTACGGCATCAAGGCGGCCGAGGTCATCGCCATAGGAGCGGCCCAGGGCTTCTCCTGGACGGTCACCATCGACGCCGGCTCCAAGGACGGCGTCAAGCGCGACATGACCGTCCTCAACGGGGACGGGCTCGTCGGCCGCGTCACCACGGTCGGCCCGGACACCGCCACGGTGCTCCTGGCCAACGACCCCGACTTCACCGTGGGCACCCGGATGGAGGCCACCGACGAACTCGGCTTCGCCACCGGCCAGGGCACCCGCCCGCTCGCGGTGCAGTTCCTGAACGGCAAGGCCAGGGTCAAGAAGGGCGACCGGCTCGTCACCTTCGGCTCCAGCAAGGACAAGCCGTTCGTGCCCGGCGTCCCGGTCGGCGAGGTCGTCCGGGTGGACCCCTCCGGCGGTGACCTCACCCGTACCGTCTACGTCCGCCCGTACGTCTCCTTCACCAAGCTCGACATCGTCGGCATCGTCGTCCAGGCCCCGCGCACGGACCCGCGCGACATGGTCCTGCCGAAGAAGCCGAAGGCGCCCGCCAAGCCGAAGCCCACCCCGACCGTCACCGTCACCATCTCGCCCAACGGCGACATCGTCGACACCGAGGGCAACGTGGTCGGCAACATCCACGAGAGCCCCGATCCCAGCGGGAACGCCACCCCGAGCGCCGGCGACGCGGTCAACGAACAGAGGTAG
- a CDS encoding rod shape-determining protein encodes MSFIGRDMAIDLGTANTLVYVRGRGIVLNEPSVVAINTNTGGILAVGAEAKKMIGRTPGNIVAVRPLKDGVIADFEITERMLRYFILKIHKRRYLARPRVVVCVPSGITGVERRAVIEASTQAGARQVHIIEEPMAAAIGSGLPVHEATGNMVVDIGGGTTEVAVISLGGIVTAQSIRVAGDELDNAIIQHIKKEYSLLLGERSAEQIKITIGSAYDLEKDEHTEIRGRDLVSGLPKTVVISAGEVRKAIEEPVNAIVDAVKTTLDKCPPELSGDVMDRGIVLTGGGALLRGLDERLRNETGMPIHIAEDPLDSVALGSGKCVEEFEALQQVLDAQPRR; translated from the coding sequence ATGTCGTTCATCGGCCGTGACATGGCTATCGACCTCGGGACTGCCAACACGCTGGTGTACGTCAGGGGGCGCGGCATCGTCCTGAACGAGCCGTCCGTCGTGGCCATCAACACCAACACCGGCGGAATTCTGGCGGTCGGTGCCGAGGCCAAGAAGATGATCGGCCGTACTCCCGGCAACATCGTCGCCGTACGGCCGCTCAAGGACGGTGTGATCGCCGACTTCGAGATCACCGAGCGGATGCTCCGCTACTTCATCCTGAAGATCCACAAGCGCCGCTACCTGGCCCGCCCCCGGGTCGTGGTGTGCGTGCCCTCCGGCATCACCGGCGTCGAGCGCCGCGCCGTCATCGAGGCGTCCACGCAGGCCGGCGCCCGCCAGGTGCACATCATCGAGGAGCCCATGGCGGCGGCCATCGGCTCCGGCCTGCCGGTCCACGAGGCCACCGGCAACATGGTCGTCGACATCGGCGGCGGCACCACCGAGGTCGCGGTGATCTCGCTCGGCGGAATCGTCACCGCACAGTCCATCCGGGTGGCCGGCGACGAGCTGGACAACGCGATCATCCAGCACATCAAGAAGGAGTACTCGCTCCTCCTCGGCGAGCGCAGCGCCGAACAGATCAAGATCACCATCGGCTCGGCGTACGACCTGGAGAAGGACGAGCACACCGAGATCCGCGGCCGCGACCTCGTCTCGGGCCTGCCCAAGACCGTCGTCATCTCGGCCGGCGAGGTCCGCAAGGCCATCGAGGAGCCGGTCAACGCGATCGTGGACGCGGTCAAGACGACGCTCGACAAGTGCCCGCCGGAGCTGTCCGGCGACGTCATGGACCGCGGCATCGTCCTCACCGGCGGCGGCGCGCTGCTGCGCGGGCTCGACGAGCGGCTGCGCAACGAGACCGGCATGCCGATCCACATCGCCGAGGACCCGCTGGACTCGGTGGCGCTCGGCTCCGGCAAGTGCGTCGAGGAGTTCGAGGCGCTCCAGCAGGTGCTGGACGCCCAGCCCCGACGGTAG
- the ndk gene encoding nucleoside-diphosphate kinase — MTQRTLVLLKPDAVRRGLVGEIVGRIERKAGWKITALELRTLDRATLEQHYAEHVGRPFYEPLMEFMQSGPAVALVVEGERVIEGVRTLAGPTDPIAAAPGSVRGDFGTITRENLIHASDSEESAEREMKLFFPGLS, encoded by the coding sequence ATGACCCAGCGCACCCTCGTTCTTCTCAAGCCCGACGCCGTCCGTCGCGGTCTGGTCGGCGAGATCGTCGGCCGCATCGAGCGCAAGGCCGGCTGGAAGATCACGGCGCTGGAGCTGCGTACCCTGGACCGCGCCACGCTGGAGCAGCACTACGCGGAGCACGTGGGCCGCCCGTTCTACGAGCCGCTCATGGAGTTCATGCAGTCCGGCCCGGCCGTCGCGCTGGTGGTCGAGGGCGAGCGGGTCATCGAGGGCGTCCGCACGCTGGCCGGCCCCACCGACCCGATCGCCGCCGCGCCCGGCTCCGTCCGCGGCGACTTCGGCACGATCACCCGTGAGAACCTCATCCACGCATCGGACTCCGAGGAGTCCGCAGAGCGGGAAATGAAGCTGTTCTTTCCGGGTCTTTCCTGA